In one Bacillus sp. SM2101 genomic region, the following are encoded:
- a CDS encoding dipicolinate synthase subunit B codes for MSLVGKRIGFGLTGSHCTYDAVVPQIKQLIKSGAEVLPVVSHTVQTTDTRFGEGEGWIRKIEELTGQEVINTIVKAEPLGPKIPLDCMVIAPLTGNSLSKFANAMTDSPVLMAAKATLRNQRPVVVGISTNDALGLNGVNLMRLMATKNIYFIPFGQDAPVKKPNSMVADMDKLQGTVLSALEGRQLQPVIIERFQDSQL; via the coding sequence ATGTCGTTAGTTGGGAAAAGAATAGGTTTCGGCTTAACAGGTTCACATTGTACCTATGATGCGGTAGTACCACAAATTAAGCAACTAATTAAGTCAGGTGCAGAGGTATTGCCTGTTGTTTCTCACACTGTTCAAACAACCGACACTCGGTTTGGCGAAGGTGAAGGTTGGATACGAAAAATTGAAGAGCTAACAGGTCAAGAAGTAATCAATACAATTGTAAAAGCAGAACCGCTTGGACCAAAAATTCCTTTAGATTGCATGGTAATTGCTCCATTAACAGGTAATTCATTGAGCAAATTTGCTAACGCAATGACTGATTCCCCAGTACTAATGGCTGCAAAAGCAACGTTAAGAAACCAAAGACCGGTGGTTGTTGGTATTTCAACAAATGATGCGCTTGGCTTGAATGGTGTCAATTTAATGAGGTTAATGGCTACGAAAAATATATACTTTATACCTTTTGGTCAAGACGCACCGGTAAAGAAACCAAATTCTATGGTTGCTGATATGGATAAGCTACAGGGTACCGTATTATCAGCTCTGGAAGGTCGACAATTACAACCAGTAATAATTGAGCGCTTTCAAGATAGCCAACTTTGA